One window of the bacterium genome contains the following:
- a CDS encoding class I SAM-dependent methyltransferase has translation MRNQAQYWDTILDPRNLSDKRDLLTQFELETERAFYQTPAQQYAYQLMGEVQGKKILELGGGLGVNAVILACAGAKVTVIDISEKRVEWMQRLVAQTQLQSQVQVIRMSAEELAFPANRFDIVYSNAVLIHVDKQKTAREVRRVLTPGGKAIFVEPLKYHPLVNLYRFTVAPKIWREIAQYFSFQDIETLGKLFREYTHREFYLVSFFAFYWEFGKRNLPRFQKSLARWQKVDSQILRIFPFLNKLCWFTVFCGTK, from the coding sequence ATGCGGAATCAAGCGCAATATTGGGATACGATTCTCGACCCGAGAAATCTATCCGATAAGCGAGATCTCCTAACTCAATTCGAGTTGGAAACAGAACGAGCGTTTTATCAGACACCGGCGCAACAGTATGCGTACCAGCTGATGGGCGAGGTGCAGGGGAAGAAAATCCTAGAACTCGGCGGTGGACTTGGCGTGAATGCGGTGATCCTAGCGTGCGCTGGCGCGAAGGTAACTGTCATAGATATTTCCGAGAAACGAGTTGAATGGATGCAGCGGTTAGTGGCGCAAACGCAGTTGCAGTCGCAGGTTCAGGTTATTCGGATGTCGGCGGAAGAATTAGCGTTTCCGGCGAATCGTTTTGATATCGTGTATTCGAATGCGGTGTTAATTCACGTTGATAAACAGAAGACCGCAAGAGAAGTTCGTCGCGTGTTAACTCCGGGTGGGAAAGCGATTTTTGTTGAACCGCTGAAGTACCATCCGTTGGTGAATCTGTATCGGTTTACGGTAGCGCCGAAAATCTGGCGGGAAATCGCGCAGTATTTTTCGTTTCAGGATATAGAAACGTTAGGGAAATTGTTCCGTGAGTATACGCATCGTGAGTTTTATCTCGTATCCTTTTTCGCATTCTACTGGGAATTCGGGAAACGCAATCTCCCGCGATTTCAGAAAAGTTTAGCTCGCTGGCAGAAGGTAGATAGCCAGATTCTGCGAATATTTCCCTTTCTCAACAAACTATGCTGGTTCACGGTTTTCTGCGGGACGAAATGA
- a CDS encoding methyltetrahydrofolate cobalamin methyltransferase, translated as MIIVGERINTSRKTIEPAVRNRDTAFIQQTAKDQADAGAHYIDVNAGTLLEDEPAALEWLVKTVQAVVDKPLCIDSPNATATERAVSVHQGKALINSISGETNRFNSMLPLVLKYKTSVIALCMDDDGIQETPEKQLEKATTLSKKLFDAGVPPEDVYFDPLVRPISASPESGLLVLETIRLFKSQFPNSHIICGLSNVSFGLPNRKLLNTAFLLMCMAAGLDAAILDPLDKRLMSLLAAGEVLLNRDPFAETYIALARDGKLEA; from the coding sequence ATGATCATCGTTGGCGAACGAATTAATACCAGCCGGAAAACGATTGAACCGGCGGTGCGGAATCGCGATACTGCGTTCATCCAGCAGACCGCTAAAGACCAAGCAGATGCCGGCGCACACTACATCGATGTTAATGCCGGAACTTTACTTGAAGACGAACCAGCGGCGTTAGAATGGCTGGTTAAAACCGTGCAAGCGGTGGTAGATAAACCGTTATGTATCGATAGCCCGAATGCAACCGCAACCGAACGCGCAGTATCGGTTCACCAAGGAAAAGCGTTAATCAACTCTATCAGCGGGGAAACGAACCGGTTCAACTCGATGCTGCCGTTAGTTCTTAAATATAAAACGTCGGTTATCGCGCTATGTATGGACGACGACGGGATTCAAGAGACGCCAGAAAAACAACTCGAAAAAGCTACCACGTTATCCAAAAAACTGTTCGATGCCGGAGTTCCGCCGGAAGATGTTTATTTCGACCCGTTAGTTCGCCCGATTAGCGCATCGCCGGAATCCGGTCTTCTGGTGCTTGAAACTATCCGGTTGTTCAAATCGCAGTTCCCGAACTCGCATATCATTTGCGGGTTGAGTAACGTTTCGTTCGGGCTGCCGAACCGGAAATTGCTGAATACCGCATTTCTTTTGATGTGTATGGCTGCCGGATTAGATGCGGCAATTCTCGACCCGCTCGATAAACGTCTGATGAGCTTGCTAGCAGCCGGTGAAGTGCTCCTGAACCGAGACCCGTTTGCAGAAACCTATATTGCGTTAGCGCGCGATGGAAAGTTGGAAGCATAA
- a CDS encoding helix-turn-helix domain-containing protein, with amino-acid sequence MPEVQPKLYFVNEVVEKLQFLGYFELTEKKLKVWIKEGIIRPVRLNSNIKRSRYVYTEADIAELRLLCDLLMVLPKQIAVDLFRLCQAVAEFDSVLENRAFVRQLLETPVDIDAEPWSKIWPIYTAINAQAILLENAWPTIDKALHRIQLAQESFFGIKLALDNHKRMRIAETPRLIMDKLESWMCSKIAQANAIRNCS; translated from the coding sequence ATGCCAGAAGTTCAACCGAAACTCTATTTCGTGAACGAAGTGGTTGAAAAACTCCAATTCCTCGGCTATTTTGAACTAACCGAGAAAAAATTGAAAGTATGGATTAAAGAGGGAATTATCCGTCCGGTACGACTGAATTCGAATATTAAACGCAGTCGGTATGTGTATACGGAAGCAGATATCGCTGAACTGCGATTGCTTTGCGATTTATTAATGGTCTTACCGAAACAAATCGCCGTCGATTTATTCCGCTTATGCCAAGCGGTAGCAGAATTTGACTCGGTGCTGGAAAATCGAGCATTCGTTCGGCAACTGCTCGAAACCCCAGTGGATATTGATGCGGAACCGTGGAGTAAAATCTGGCCGATTTATACCGCAATTAACGCGCAAGCTATTCTGCTGGAAAACGCTTGGCCGACGATCGATAAAGCGCTGCATCGAATCCAGCTAGCGCAGGAATCGTTCTTCGGAATCAAACTAGCGCTCGATAACCATAAACGGATGCGTATCGCTGAAACCCCACGACTGATTATGGATAAACTCGAGTCGTGGATGTGTTCCAAAATAGCGCAAGCTAACGCTATTCGCAATTGTTCTTGA
- a CDS encoding replication protein, giving the protein MFENNIDSNHQPSTKNLPKKPKFKLQGATANSEYFVRYPQKVYDMILMSNLPVQAKEILDVVARFTYGFGIKSSYFPWVSIQPFVSGHKSKVNRIIKGLINARILIGGPIQSKYNKNIGGWELAINGNTDEWDVSRDNDKLDNHRKLQKISAGLKAMNKSHVKQYPQNDIPKQPEFEISDCEFAAAPDEQMTQNSETWCIT; this is encoded by the coding sequence ATGTTCGAGAACAATATCGACAGTAATCACCAACCATCAACGAAAAACCTACCGAAAAAACCGAAGTTCAAACTGCAGGGCGCAACCGCGAATTCCGAATATTTCGTTCGATATCCACAGAAGGTCTACGACATGATTCTGATGAGCAATCTTCCGGTTCAGGCGAAAGAAATCCTTGATGTAGTTGCCCGATTTACCTACGGTTTTGGGATAAAAAGCAGTTATTTCCCGTGGGTTTCAATCCAACCGTTTGTTAGCGGACATAAATCCAAGGTTAATCGCATCATCAAAGGATTGATTAACGCAAGAATATTAATAGGTGGACCGATTCAATCAAAATATAATAAGAATATCGGCGGGTGGGAATTAGCCATCAACGGTAATACCGATGAGTGGGATGTCAGTCGCGATAATGATAAACTCGATAATCACCGCAAATTACAGAAAATCTCCGCTGGATTGAAAGCAATGAATAAATCGCATGTAAAGCAATATCCACAGAACGATATACCAAAACAGCCCGAATTTGAAATTTCTGACTGTGAATTTGCTGCAGCCCCAGATGAGCAAATGACCCAGAACTCGGAAACCTGGTGCATAACTTAA
- a CDS encoding cysteine hydrolase, which produces MEPYVTQETISAKTNLWLEHIAAFNTHRMQLNKEKSALLVIDMQLFFLDPNSPTYTCGGLAILSNLKKLIHAFRTANRPVIFTRHVHHPDQLDAGIMGWWWKGMCLEGSPESEIHPELSPTAHEKVVFKHRYSAFYNTDLETVLRCLKIEDIVITGIMTNMCCESTARDAYYRDYRVFFLADGTGSISEEMHLASLLNLAFGFAWVTDVATILTQLEESAP; this is translated from the coding sequence ATGGAACCCTACGTCACGCAAGAAACCATTTCCGCTAAAACGAACCTGTGGTTAGAACATATTGCTGCGTTCAATACCCACAGAATGCAACTGAACAAGGAGAAATCCGCTCTCCTGGTGATTGATATGCAACTTTTCTTCCTTGACCCGAATTCACCGACCTATACCTGCGGTGGACTCGCAATCCTCTCAAACTTAAAAAAGCTCATTCACGCGTTCCGAACAGCGAATCGGCCGGTAATTTTCACGCGACACGTTCACCATCCAGACCAGCTTGATGCCGGAATAATGGGGTGGTGGTGGAAAGGGATGTGCCTTGAAGGAAGCCCGGAAAGCGAAATCCATCCGGAACTATCTCCGACCGCTCACGAAAAGGTGGTCTTCAAGCATCGGTATTCAGCGTTTTACAATACCGATTTAGAAACCGTATTACGCTGTCTCAAAATAGAAGATATTGTTATTACCGGAATAATGACAAACATGTGTTGTGAATCTACGGCGCGTGATGCCTACTATCGCGATTATCGGGTATTCTTTCTCGCTGACGGTACCGGGAGTATCTCCGAAGAGATGCATCTCGCGAGTCTGCTCAATTTAGCGTTTGGGTTCGCTTGGGTAACTGACGTTGCGACTATTTTAACCCAATTAGAGGAATCAGCGCCGTAA
- a CDS encoding aldolase catalytic domain-containing protein, producing the protein MAKKEIQPRWSEKKGTWLTYRPDIKVLDCTIRDGGLMNNACFEDDFVRAVYQTCIEAGVDYMEIGYKGSKKIYSPTEFGCWKFCDEDDIRRIVGENKTALKLSAMADVGKTDYHEDILPKEQSVLDMIRIATYIHQIPTAVDMIKDAHEKGYETTVNLMAVSVVQENELDEALTILCQTEVDVIYLVDSYGALYSEEIHALMRKYLTYAEQAGKKVGIHTHNNQLLAYANTIEALILGASYLDATLDGLGRGAGNCPLELLLGFLKNPKFRLRPVIKCLQEYVVPLREKVTWGYDIPYMLTGQMNLHPRSAMEFLDGKDNKNYLAFYDTIHEEE; encoded by the coding sequence ATGGCAAAAAAAGAAATCCAACCTCGTTGGTCGGAAAAGAAAGGAACGTGGCTAACCTATCGGCCAGATATCAAAGTGCTCGATTGCACGATTCGCGACGGCGGGCTCATGAACAACGCTTGTTTCGAAGATGATTTCGTTCGTGCGGTGTATCAGACCTGCATCGAAGCTGGCGTTGATTATATGGAAATAGGGTATAAAGGGTCGAAGAAAATATATTCACCGACGGAATTCGGCTGCTGGAAGTTTTGCGATGAAGATGATATTCGCCGGATAGTTGGCGAGAATAAAACCGCATTAAAACTTTCGGCAATGGCAGATGTCGGGAAAACCGACTACCACGAAGATATCCTACCGAAAGAACAGAGCGTTTTGGATATGATTCGGATCGCCACGTATATCCATCAGATTCCCACCGCAGTCGATATGATTAAAGATGCACACGAGAAAGGTTACGAAACCACGGTCAATCTGATGGCGGTATCCGTGGTGCAAGAAAATGAGTTAGACGAAGCGTTAACGATTCTATGCCAGACCGAGGTTGATGTCATTTATCTGGTGGATAGCTACGGTGCATTATATTCCGAAGAAATCCATGCGTTAATGCGCAAGTATCTCACGTATGCAGAACAAGCTGGGAAGAAAGTCGGAATCCACACGCACAACAATCAGTTACTTGCGTATGCGAACACTATCGAAGCACTGATTTTAGGTGCGAGTTATCTCGATGCGACATTAGACGGATTAGGGCGCGGTGCCGGTAATTGTCCGTTAGAGTTATTATTAGGGTTCTTAAAAAATCCTAAATTCCGACTTCGGCCGGTGATAAAATGTTTGCAGGAATACGTCGTTCCGTTACGCGAAAAAGTTACCTGGGGATACGATATTCCCTATATGCTGACTGGGCAGATGAATCTCCATCCGCGGTCAGCGATGGAGTTTCTCGATGGGAAAGATAACAAGAACTACCTTGCGTTTTACGATACCATTCATGAAGAAGAATAA
- the gap gene encoding type I glyceraldehyde-3-phosphate dehydrogenase — translation MAVKVAINGFGRIGRQVIRRAVETNVTELDFVAVNDITDAKTLAHLLKYDSNYGIFDAEIKATDSSILINGKELKVLAMKDPKQLPWKDLGVEFVLESTGLFTDAKGDPAKGKPGAAVHLEVGAKKVVISAPAKNEDITIVLGVNEDKYDPTKHHIISNASCTTNCLAPFAKVLHDHFVIKKALMTTIHAYTNDQRILDLPHKDLRRARAAALSMIPTTTGAAKAVALVMPELKGKFDGFAMRVPTPTVSVVDLVAEVEKSTTVEEVNTAFKSAAAGPLKGILEVSELPLVSIDFKKNPASSIVDLPSTMVNNGTLVKVISWYDNEWGYACRVVDLLKLMAKKQ, via the coding sequence ATGGCAGTGAAAGTTGCAATCAATGGGTTTGGTCGAATCGGTCGGCAAGTGATTCGACGCGCAGTTGAAACGAACGTTACGGAACTCGATTTCGTTGCGGTGAATGATATCACCGATGCGAAAACGCTTGCGCATCTGCTAAAATATGATTCTAACTACGGAATATTTGATGCGGAGATTAAAGCGACGGACTCGAGTATTCTGATTAACGGGAAAGAACTAAAAGTGCTGGCGATGAAAGACCCGAAGCAGCTTCCGTGGAAAGATTTAGGCGTCGAATTCGTCCTCGAATCAACGGGATTATTCACCGATGCAAAAGGCGACCCAGCAAAAGGGAAACCCGGTGCTGCGGTGCATCTGGAAGTCGGAGCGAAAAAAGTAGTTATATCAGCGCCGGCGAAAAATGAAGATATCACTATCGTACTCGGAGTGAACGAAGATAAATATGACCCGACCAAACACCATATCATCTCGAACGCTTCGTGTACCACTAACTGTCTAGCGCCGTTTGCGAAAGTTCTACACGACCATTTTGTGATTAAAAAAGCGTTAATGACGACAATCCATGCTTACACGAACGACCAGCGGATATTAGACCTCCCGCATAAAGATTTACGGCGCGCCCGTGCCGCCGCGTTATCAATGATTCCGACAACCACTGGCGCCGCAAAAGCGGTCGCGTTGGTTATGCCGGAATTGAAAGGAAAATTTGACGGGTTTGCGATGCGTGTTCCGACCCCAACGGTATCGGTAGTCGATTTAGTCGCTGAAGTAGAAAAATCAACCACAGTTGAGGAAGTCAATACCGCGTTCAAATCCGCGGCTGCCGGCCCGTTGAAAGGTATTCTTGAAGTTAGTGAATTGCCGTTAGTCTCCATTGATTTCAAAAAGAACCCAGCTTCATCAATAGTCGATTTACCTTCAACGATGGTCAATAACGGAACGTTGGTTAAAGTTATTTCGTGGTATGATAACGAATGGGGTTACGCTTGCCGAGTAGTTGATTTGTTGAAACTGATGGCAAAGAAACAATAA
- the tpiA gene encoding triose-phosphate isomerase → MRKPIVAGNWKMNETIREAQELATGLAKEIGHLTNIDMVLCPPYTALFAVREAIHGTNIKLGAQDVFWEPVNGEFTGEISPAMLVDAGCQYVIIGHSERRGTKYEPTTPAYRLFQEKNESVNLKVKSALNSGLVPIVCVGETLEERNQGITEKVVADHVLNGLLGLTPEELKKTVIAYEPVWAIGKGKTPATPQQAAEVHQFIRALLNTQFGAEVAASIRIQYGGSLNEKNVADLLPIPDIDGGLVGGASLKVDAFSFLVKKAAEIKNYC, encoded by the coding sequence ATGCGTAAACCGATTGTAGCAGGAAATTGGAAAATGAATGAAACCATCCGGGAAGCACAAGAACTCGCTACCGGATTAGCGAAAGAAATCGGGCATCTAACCAATATCGATATGGTACTTTGTCCGCCGTATACGGCGTTGTTTGCGGTGCGCGAAGCTATCCACGGAACGAATATCAAACTCGGAGCGCAAGATGTGTTCTGGGAACCGGTCAACGGCGAGTTTACCGGCGAAATATCGCCGGCAATGCTGGTAGATGCTGGTTGTCAGTATGTCATCATTGGCCATTCAGAACGGCGTGGAACGAAATATGAACCCACGACACCGGCGTATCGCTTATTCCAAGAGAAAAATGAAAGTGTAAATCTGAAAGTTAAATCTGCGTTAAACTCGGGTTTGGTTCCGATCGTATGCGTTGGTGAAACGTTGGAAGAACGGAATCAAGGGATAACCGAAAAAGTTGTTGCAGACCACGTTCTGAATGGGTTGCTGGGACTGACCCCTGAAGAGTTAAAAAAGACCGTTATTGCCTACGAACCGGTCTGGGCGATTGGTAAAGGGAAAACGCCGGCAACTCCGCAGCAAGCTGCGGAAGTCCATCAGTTTATCCGCGCGTTATTGAACACCCAGTTTGGCGCTGAAGTAGCAGCATCTATCCGCATCCAATACGGCGGTAGTCTGAATGAGAAAAATGTCGCTGATTTGTTGCCGATACCGGATATTGACGGCGGGTTAGTCGGTGGTGCGTCACTGAAAGTCGATGCGTTCAGTTTCTTAGTTAAAAAAGCAGCTGAAATTAAGAACTATTGTTGA
- a CDS encoding 6-phosphofructokinase, with product MRLGVLTGGGDCPGLNPAIRGVVMRALDYHDEVIGFREGWAGIIKGDAIPLTLEDVEEIIGKGGTILGSSRTNPYKKDKETGKDRVAEVIATFKKFELDALIGIGGDDTLGVASKLYSQEGLPCVGVPKTMDNDLYCTDFTFGFDTSVTLAVDAVERLRDTAKSHRRAMVLEVMGRHAGWVALYTAIAGGADWVLLPEQNDRIEKELEDMLAHLQEIRKRGKRYAIVVVSEGVELPKKTETEEELDEFGHMLLKERGIADAVANYIKDNTGWDTRTAVIGHMQRGGPPTLFDRMLGTRVGAKAVDLVHEKKFGQMAALVGNEIVGVDLKEAVGKQKLVTEDWIKFAKIFFK from the coding sequence GTGAGACTCGGAGTATTAACCGGCGGTGGCGATTGTCCGGGATTGAACCCAGCGATTCGCGGTGTAGTGATGCGAGCGCTCGATTATCACGATGAAGTTATCGGATTCCGCGAAGGTTGGGCAGGAATTATTAAAGGAGACGCTATTCCGCTAACCTTGGAAGATGTAGAAGAAATTATCGGGAAAGGTGGAACAATTCTCGGGAGTTCGCGCACGAATCCGTATAAGAAAGATAAAGAAACCGGGAAAGACCGGGTCGCTGAGGTTATTGCGACCTTTAAAAAATTTGAACTAGATGCGTTAATTGGTATCGGCGGCGATGATACACTCGGGGTCGCAAGTAAACTCTATTCCCAAGAAGGGCTACCATGCGTTGGAGTTCCGAAAACGATGGATAATGATTTATATTGTACCGATTTCACGTTCGGGTTTGATACCTCGGTAACGCTAGCGGTGGATGCGGTTGAACGATTACGCGATACCGCAAAATCGCATCGACGAGCGATGGTGCTTGAAGTTATGGGTCGACATGCAGGGTGGGTAGCGCTATATACTGCAATTGCTGGCGGTGCAGATTGGGTGTTATTACCTGAACAGAATGACCGCATCGAAAAAGAACTGGAAGATATGTTAGCGCATCTACAAGAAATCAGAAAACGTGGGAAACGATACGCTATCGTGGTCGTCTCTGAAGGAGTAGAACTCCCGAAAAAAACTGAAACAGAAGAAGAATTAGATGAATTCGGACATATGCTACTGAAAGAGCGCGGAATCGCGGATGCGGTCGCTAACTATATTAAAGATAATACTGGTTGGGATACTCGAACTGCGGTTATTGGGCATATGCAGCGAGGCGGGCCGCCGACGTTGTTCGACCGAATGCTCGGAACACGGGTTGGCGCAAAAGCCGTTGACCTTGTGCATGAAAAGAAATTCGGACAAATGGCAGCACTGGTCGGGAACGAAATCGTTGGTGTCGATTTGAAAGAAGCGGTTGGAAAACAAAAGTTGGTTACCGAAGATTGGATTAAATTCGCTAAAATATTTTTTAAATGA